One stretch of Prunus persica cultivar Lovell chromosome G1, Prunus_persica_NCBIv2, whole genome shotgun sequence DNA includes these proteins:
- the LOC18792455 gene encoding uncharacterized protein LOC18792455, whose protein sequence is MSTGNLFLKPDLENQNSRFSRPPGYAPQPAAASNSNGKSGSKAKSGSKKKKGKPSGDNFRISGNTINGGKADKAGVFGFGNKYIGRKKQIEEESSSGSESDDSSEDRE, encoded by the coding sequence ATGTCGACTGGCAACCTATTTCTAAAGCCTGACTTGGAGAACCAAAACAGCAGGTTCTCGAGGCCACCAGGTTATGCCCCCCAGCCAGCAGCTGCTTCCAACAGCAATGGAAAAAGTGGCAGCAAAGCAAAGAGTGGctctaagaaaaagaaaggcaaGCCATCAGGCGATAATTTCAGAATTAGTGGGAATACTATTAACGGAGGCAAAGCCGACAAGGCCGGAGTTTTCGGGTTTGGCAACAAGTACATTGGCCGCAAGAAACAGATAGAAGAGGAGTCCAGTTCTGGAAGCGAAAGCGATGACTCCAGTGAAGACAGAGAGTGA
- the LOC18792632 gene encoding uncharacterized protein LOC18792632: MTFTNMLKALGLLNNGPAPEQCYNPNSTRGTPAPATSKGYNHPGYSPPPPPLPNVVNGYPVNNNYTPNPAPNAYYYYYPTQPAPTNPSEISHDNVTTFVPHGHDISEGLKPPNAYDNSSSIAGPDQPANSKSRISTCANPQLPKSNGKVDKHKNIGEKNGKKKNGKKKSSRSSGDSFKVHGNTINGGKGDKVGVFDFGNKYSRGGKKRDEEEEDSTEEETDSGTEDERD, encoded by the coding sequence ATGACATTTACCAATATGCTGAAGGCGTTGGGTTTGCTCAACAATGGTCCAGCTCCAGAGCAATGCTACAATCCAAATAGTACCAGAGGCACTCCTGCACCTGCTACTTCCAAAGGATATAATCATCCAGGTtattctcctcctcctcctcctcttcctaaTGTGGTTAATGGCTATCCAGTCAATAATAATTACACTCCTAATCCTGCTCCTAATGCGTACTACTACTATTATCCCACACAACCAGCCCCAACTAATCCTTCAGAAATAAGCCATGATAATGTGACGACGTTTGTTCCTCATGGACATGACATTAGTGAGGGCTTAAAGCCACCCAATGCATATGACAATAGTTCCTCAATTGCTGGACCTGACCAACCGGCAAATTCGAAAAGTAGAATTAGTACTTGTGCTAATCCCCAGCTGCCCAAGAGTAATGGAAAAGTTGACAAGCACAAGAATATTGGAGAAAAGAATGGCAAGAAAAAGaacgggaaaaaaaagagttccAGATCAAGCGGCGATTCATTCAAGGTTCATGGGAATACTATTAATGGAGGCAAAGGCGACAAGGTTGGAGTTTTCGACTTTGGTAACAAGTATAGTAGAGGCGGCaagaagagagatgaagaagaagaagactcgaCTGAAGAAGAAACTGACTCCGGTACTGAAGACGAAAGAGATTAG